Below is a window of Streptomyces qaidamensis DNA.
CCACACGAGGCCCACCAGGACGAGGAAGGCCTGGACGACCCCGTTGCCCAGCCCGCGCCGAACCGCGTTCATCGCTGCCCCTTTCGGAAACGGCGGACGTTGAACACCATGGCCGGGACGACCAGCAGCAGGAGCAGCACGCCCAGCGCACTGCCGAGTCCCTGGTTGTTGCCGCCGCCGAACGACACCAGCCACATCTGCGTCGCGAGCACGGTCGCGTCCTCCTGTACTGGCCCGGGCGCGATGATGTAGACGAGGTCGAAGACCTTCATCACGTTGATGACGAGGGTGATGAACACGACCGACAGGACGGGTGCCAGCAGCGGCACCGTGATCCGGCGGAAGATCTGCCACTCGTTCGCGCCGTCCATCCGTGCCGCCTCCAGGGCGTCCCGCGGCAGCGTCGACAGACCCGCCCCGATCAGCACCATGGCGAAGCCGGTCCAGATCCACAGGTACGCGCCGATGATCGCCGGGGTGACCAGCGCCGGACCGAGCCAGGAGACGCCCTCGTAGGGCGGGGCGAAGTTCGACGACGGCAGTCTCACCTCGTAGGAGCCCGCTTCGAGCCCTTCGAAGCGGAAGGAGCCGTCGGCTGCTGTGGTCACCGAGGCGACCTGCTTGCCGTCGCGGACCGCCTCGACCTTCATCTGCGGCAGCCCGCTCTCCCGGCGGTCGACCTTGCCCTGCTCACCTCCCCCGCCGGGGGTGAAGTCCAGGTAGACGACACCGCGCAGTTCGTCGGCGGCGGCCGTGCGTCCCGCCGCCGCGTACGCCGGCTCGGCCCCGTCCGGCAGGTCGTCGGGCTGCACGCCGACCAGGCCCAGCGCCACCGCGCCCCCGGGTGACACGCTCGCGCTCGTGCGGTAGGAGCCGTCGTTGTCCTTCGTCAGGCCCTGGCCGTCGCGCGCCCGGGCCGTCGGGTAGGAGGACTCGCCCTTGAAGGCGTCGTGGACGGAGACCACCGCCGCGTTGAGCACGCCCTTGTCGGGGTCCTCGTCGTAGGCGAGGCGGAAGATGATGCCGGCGGCGAGGAAGGAGACCGCCATCGGCATGAAGAGGAGCAGTTTGAAGGCCGTCGCCCAGCGGACCTTCTCCACCAGCACGGCGAGGATCAGGCCCAGGCCGGTGAGCAGGGCCGGGGCGATGACGACCCAGATGGCCGTGTTGCGGACGGCCTTGAGGGTCGCCGGGTCGCGGAACATCTCGGCGTAGTTGTCGCCGCCGACGAAGCTCGTCCCGGAGGCGTCGA
It encodes the following:
- a CDS encoding ABC transporter permease subunit, encoding MTATLVQETSSPPRGPVADRTRRLRRRGKIIALLFVLPALLLLGALVVYPVLFSIGRSFFDASGTSFVGGDNYAEMFRDPATLKAVRNTAIWVVIAPALLTGLGLILAVLVEKVRWATAFKLLLFMPMAVSFLAAGIIFRLAYDEDPDKGVLNAAVVSVHDAFKGESSYPTARARDGQGLTKDNDGSYRTSASVSPGGAVALGLVGVQPDDLPDGAEPAYAAAGRTAAADELRGVVYLDFTPGGGGEQGKVDRRESGLPQMKVEAVRDGKQVASVTTAADGSFRFEGLEAGSYEVRLPSSNFAPPYEGVSWLGPALVTPAIIGAYLWIWTGFAMVLIGAGLSTLPRDALEAARMDGANEWQIFRRITVPLLAPVLSVVFITLVINVMKVFDLVYIIAPGPVQEDATVLATQMWLVSFGGGNNQGLGSALGVLLLLLVVPAMVFNVRRFRKGQR